A single region of the Gorilla gorilla gorilla isolate KB3781 chromosome 1, NHGRI_mGorGor1-v2.1_pri, whole genome shotgun sequence genome encodes:
- the MIB2 gene encoding E3 ubiquitin-protein ligase MIB2 isoform X8: protein MAAALRRGRALGSRPWGPTVSSRRSPQCPVAQEGLGARSRPRVAPRSLARCGPSSRLMGWKPSEARGQSQSLQASGLQPRSLKAARRATGQPDRSRAAPPNMDPDPQAGVQVGMRVVRGVDWKWGQQDGGEGGVGTVVELGRHGSPSTPDRTVVVQWDQGTRTNYRAGYQGAHDLLLYDNAQIGVRHPNIICDCCKKHGLRGMRWKCRVCLDYDLCTQCYMHNKHELAHAFDRYETAHSRPVTLSPRQGLPRIPLRGIFQGAKVVRGPDWEWGSQDGGEGKPGRVVDIRGWDVETGRSVASVTWADGTTNVYRVGHKGKVDLKCVGEAAGGFYYKDHLPRLGKPAELQRRVSADSQPFQHGDKVKCLLDTDVLREMQEGHGGWNPRMAEFIGQTGTVHRITDRGDVRVQFNHETRWTFHPGALTKDTRKAGQLHGREGGSWAKMLLHHSFWVGDVVRVIGDLDTVKQLQAGHGEWTDDMAPALGRVGKVVKVFGDGNLRVAVAGQRWTFSPSCLVAYRPEEDANLDVAERARENKSSLSVALDKLRAQKSDPEHPGRLVVEVALGNAARALDLLRRRPEQVDTKNQGRTALQVAAYLGQVESIRLLLQARAGVDLPDDEGNTALHYAALGNQPEAARVLMSAGCRADAINSTQSTALHVAVQRGFLEVVRALCERGCDVNLPDAHSDTPLHSAISAGTGASGIVEVLTEVPNIDVTATNSQGFTLLHHASLKGHVLAVRKILARARQLVDAKKEDGFTALHLAALNNHREVAQILIREGRCDVNVRNRKLQSPLHLAVQQAHVGLVPLLVDAGCSVNAEDEEGDTALHVALQRHQLLPLVADGAGGDPGPLQLLSRLQALGLPGSAELTVGAAVACFLALEGADVSYSNHRGRSPLDLAAEGRVLKALQGCAQRFRERQAGGGAAPGPRQTLGTPNTVTNLHVGAALGPEAAECLVCSELALLVLFSPCQHRTVCEECARRMKKCIRCQVVVSKKLRPDGSEVASAAPAPGPPRQLVEELQSRYRQMEERITCPICIDSHIRLVFQCGHGACAPCGSALNACPICRQPIRDRIQIFV, encoded by the exons GTCCCGAGCAGCCCCGCCCAACATGGACCCAGACCCCCAGGCGGGCGTGCAGGTGGGCATGCGGGTGGTGCGCGGCGTGGACTGGAAGTGGGGCCAGCAGGACGGCGGCGAGGGCGGCGTGGGCACGGTGGTGGAGCTTGGCCGCCACGGCAGCCCCTCGACACCCGACCGCACAGTGGTCGTGCAGTGGGACCAGGGCACGCGCACCAACTACCGCGCCGGCTACCAGGGCGCGCACGACCTGCTGCTCTACGACAACGCCCAGATCG gcgTCCGGCACCCCAACATCATCTGCGACTGCTGCAAGAAGCACGGGCTGCGGGGGATGCGCTGGAAGTGCCGCGTGTGCCTGGACTACGACCTCTGCACGCAGTGCTACATGCACAACAAGCATGAACTCGCCCACGCCTTCGACCGCTACGAGACCGCTCACTCGCGCCC TGTCACACTGAGTCCCCGCCAGGGCCTCCCGAGGATCCCACTAAGGGGCATCTTCCAGGGAGCGAAGGTGGTGCGAGGCCCCGACTGGGAGTGGGGCTCACAGGATG gaggggaagggaaaCCGGGCCGTGTGGTGGACATCCGTGGCTGGGATGTGGAGACAGGCCGGAGTGTGGCCAGCGTGACGTGGGCTGATGGTACCACCAATGTGTACCGTGTGGGCCACAAGGGCAAGGTGGACCTCAAGTGTGTGGGCGAGGCAGCGGGCGGCTTCTACTACAAGGACCACCTCCCAAGGCTCG GCAAGCCGGCGGAGCTGCAGCGCAGGGTGAGTGCTGACAGCCAGCCCTTCCAGCACGGGGACAAGGTCAAATGTCTGCTGGACACTGATGTCCTACGGGAGATGCAGGAAGGCCACGGCGGCTGGAACCCCAGGATGGCGGAG TTTATCGGACAGACGGGCACCGTGCATCGTATCACGGACCGCGGGGACGTGCGCGTGCAGTTCAACCACGAGACACGCTGGACCTTCCACCCCGGGGCGCTCACCAAG GACACCAGGAAGGCAGGACAGCTTCATGGGCGGGAGGGAGGCAGCTGGGCTAAGATGCTCCTG CACCACTCCTTCTGGGTGGGCGACGTGGTCCGGGTCATCGGCGACCTTGACACAGTGAAGCagctgcaggctgggcatggcgaGTGGACGGACGACATGGCCCCT GCCCTGGGCCGCGTCGGGAAGGTGGTGAAAGTGTTTGGAGACGGGAACCTGCGTGTAGCAGTCGCTGGTCAGCGGTGGACCTTCAGCCCCTCCTGCCTGGTGGCCTACCGGCCCGAGGAGGATGCCAACCTGGACGTGGCCGAGCGCGCCCGGGAGAACAAAA GCTCACTGAGCGTGGCCCTGGACAAGCTTCGGGCCCAGAAGAGTGACCCAGAGCACCCGGGAAGGCTGGTGGTGGAGGTGGCGCTGGGTAACGCAGCCCGGGCTCTGGACCTGCTGCGGAGGCGCCCAGAGCAG GTGGACACCAAGAACCAAGGCAGGACCGCTCTGCAAGTGGCTGCCTACCTGGGCCAGGTGGAGTCGATACGGCTGCTGCTACAAGCCAGGGCGGGCGTGGACCTGCCGGACGACGAGGGCAACACGGCGCTGCACTACGCGGCCCTGGG GAACCAGCCCGAGGCCGCCAGGGTGCTCATGAGTGCTGGCTGCCGGGCGGACGCCATCAACAGCACCCAGAGCACAGCACTGCACGTGGCCGTGCAGAggggcttcctggaggtggtgCGGGCCCTGTGTGAGCGCGGCTGTGACGTCAACCTGCCC GATGCCCACTCGGATACGCCCCTGCACTCCGCCATCTCGGCGGGCACTGGAGCCAGCGGCATTGTCGAGGTCCTCACGGAGGTGCCAAACATCGATGTCACCGCCACCAACAGCCAGGGTTTCACCCTGCTGCACCACGCCTCCCTCAAGGGTCACGTGCT AGCTGTGAGAAAGATTCTGGCTCGGGCGCGGCAGCTGGTGGACGCCAAGAAGGAGGACGGCTTCACGGCGCTGCACCTGGCCGCCCTCAACAACCACCGAGAGGTGGCCCAGATCCTCATCCGGGAG ggCCGCTGTGACGTGAATGTGCGCAACCGGAAGCTGCAGTCCCCGCTGCATCTAGCCGTGCAGCAGGCCCACGTGGGGCTGGTGCCGCTACTGGTGGACGCTGGGTGCAGTGTCAACGCCGAGGACGAGGAGGGGGACACAGCCCTGCACGTGGCACTGCAGCGTCATCAGCTGCTGCCCCTGGTGGCTGATGGGGCCGGGGGGGACCCAGGGCCCTTGCAGCTGCTGTCCAGG CTACAGGCCTTGGGCCTCCCCGGCAGCGCGGAGCTGACGGTGGGCGCGGCGGTCGCCTGCTTCCTGGCGCTGGAGGGCGCCGACGTGAGCTACAGCAACCACCGCGGTCGGAGCCCGCTGGACCTGGCCGCCGAGGGTCGCGTGCTCAAGGCCCTTCAGGGCTGCGCCCAGCGCTTCCG GGAGCGGCAGGCGGGCGGGGGCgcggccccaggccccaggcaaACGCTCGGGACCCCCAACACCGTGACGAACCTGCACGTGGGCGCCGCGCTGGGGCCCGAGGCCGCTGAGTGCCTGGTGTGCTCCGAGCTGGCGCTGCTGGTGCTGTTCTCGCCGTGCCAGCACCGCACCGTGTGTGAGG AGTGCGCGCGCAGGATGAAGAAGTGCATCAGGTGCCAGGTGGTCGTCAGCAAGAAACTGCGCCCAG ACGGCTCTGAGGTGGCGagcgccgcccccgcccccggcccgccGCGCCAGCTGGTGGAGGAGCTGCAGAGCCGCTACCGGCAGATGGAGGAACGCATCACCTGCCCCATCTGCATCGACAGCCACATCCGCCTCGTGTTCCAGTGCGGCCACGGCGCATGCGCCCCCTGCGGCTCCGCGCTCAACGCCTGCCCCATCTGCCGCCAGCCCATCCGCGACCGCATCCAGATCTTCGTGTGA
- the MIB2 gene encoding E3 ubiquitin-protein ligase MIB2 isoform X14, which produces MAAALRRGRALGSRPWGPTVSSRRSPQCPVAQEGLGARSRPRVAPRSLARCGPSSRLMGWKPSEARGQSQSLQASGLQPRSLKAARRATGQPDRSRAAPPNMDPDPQAGVQVGMRVVRGVDWKWGQQDGGEGGVGTVVELGRHGSPSTPDRTVVVQWDQGTRTNYRAGYQGAHDLLLYDNAQIGVRHPNIICDCCKKHGLRGMRWKCRVCLDYDLCTQCYMHNKHELAHAFDRYETAHSRPVTLSPRQGLPRIPLRGIFQGAKVVRGPDWEWGSQDGKPAELQRRVSADSQPFQHGDKVKCLLDTDVLREMQEGHGGWNPRMAEFIGQTGTVHRITDRGDVRVQFNHETRWTFHPGALTKDTRKAGQLHGREGGSWAKMLLHHSFWVGDVVRVIGDLDTVKQLQAGHGEWTDDMAPALGRVGKVVKVFGDGNLRVAVAGQRWTFSPSCLVAYRPEEDANLDVAERARENKSSLSVALDKLRAQKSDPEHPGRLVVEVALGNAARALDLLRRRPEQVDTKNQGRTALQVAAYLGQVESIRLLLQARAGVDLPDDEGNTALHYAALGNQPEAARVLMSAGCRADAINSTQSTALHVAVQRGFLEVVRALCERGCDVNLPDAHSDTPLHSAISAGTGASGIVEVLTEVPNIDVTATNSQGFTLLHHASLKGHVLAVRKILARARQLVDAKKEDGFTALHLAALNNHREVAQILIREGRCDVNVRNRKLQSPLHLAVQQAHVGLVPLLVDAGCSVNAEDEEGDTALHVALQRHQLLPLVADGAGGDPGPLQLLSRLQALGLPGSAELTVGAAVACFLALEGADVSYSNHRGRSPLDLAAEGRVLKALQGCAQRFRERQAGGGAAPGPRQTLGTPNTVTNLHVGAALGPEAAECLVCSELALLVLFSPCQHRTVCEECARRMKKCIRCQVVVSKKLRPDGSEVASAAPAPGPPRQLVEELQSRYRQMEERITCPICIDSHIRLVFQCGHGACAPCGSALNACPICRQPIRDRIQIFV; this is translated from the exons GTCCCGAGCAGCCCCGCCCAACATGGACCCAGACCCCCAGGCGGGCGTGCAGGTGGGCATGCGGGTGGTGCGCGGCGTGGACTGGAAGTGGGGCCAGCAGGACGGCGGCGAGGGCGGCGTGGGCACGGTGGTGGAGCTTGGCCGCCACGGCAGCCCCTCGACACCCGACCGCACAGTGGTCGTGCAGTGGGACCAGGGCACGCGCACCAACTACCGCGCCGGCTACCAGGGCGCGCACGACCTGCTGCTCTACGACAACGCCCAGATCG gcgTCCGGCACCCCAACATCATCTGCGACTGCTGCAAGAAGCACGGGCTGCGGGGGATGCGCTGGAAGTGCCGCGTGTGCCTGGACTACGACCTCTGCACGCAGTGCTACATGCACAACAAGCATGAACTCGCCCACGCCTTCGACCGCTACGAGACCGCTCACTCGCGCCC TGTCACACTGAGTCCCCGCCAGGGCCTCCCGAGGATCCCACTAAGGGGCATCTTCCAGGGAGCGAAGGTGGTGCGAGGCCCCGACTGGGAGTGGGGCTCACAGGATG GCAAGCCGGCGGAGCTGCAGCGCAGGGTGAGTGCTGACAGCCAGCCCTTCCAGCACGGGGACAAGGTCAAATGTCTGCTGGACACTGATGTCCTACGGGAGATGCAGGAAGGCCACGGCGGCTGGAACCCCAGGATGGCGGAG TTTATCGGACAGACGGGCACCGTGCATCGTATCACGGACCGCGGGGACGTGCGCGTGCAGTTCAACCACGAGACACGCTGGACCTTCCACCCCGGGGCGCTCACCAAG GACACCAGGAAGGCAGGACAGCTTCATGGGCGGGAGGGAGGCAGCTGGGCTAAGATGCTCCTG CACCACTCCTTCTGGGTGGGCGACGTGGTCCGGGTCATCGGCGACCTTGACACAGTGAAGCagctgcaggctgggcatggcgaGTGGACGGACGACATGGCCCCT GCCCTGGGCCGCGTCGGGAAGGTGGTGAAAGTGTTTGGAGACGGGAACCTGCGTGTAGCAGTCGCTGGTCAGCGGTGGACCTTCAGCCCCTCCTGCCTGGTGGCCTACCGGCCCGAGGAGGATGCCAACCTGGACGTGGCCGAGCGCGCCCGGGAGAACAAAA GCTCACTGAGCGTGGCCCTGGACAAGCTTCGGGCCCAGAAGAGTGACCCAGAGCACCCGGGAAGGCTGGTGGTGGAGGTGGCGCTGGGTAACGCAGCCCGGGCTCTGGACCTGCTGCGGAGGCGCCCAGAGCAG GTGGACACCAAGAACCAAGGCAGGACCGCTCTGCAAGTGGCTGCCTACCTGGGCCAGGTGGAGTCGATACGGCTGCTGCTACAAGCCAGGGCGGGCGTGGACCTGCCGGACGACGAGGGCAACACGGCGCTGCACTACGCGGCCCTGGG GAACCAGCCCGAGGCCGCCAGGGTGCTCATGAGTGCTGGCTGCCGGGCGGACGCCATCAACAGCACCCAGAGCACAGCACTGCACGTGGCCGTGCAGAggggcttcctggaggtggtgCGGGCCCTGTGTGAGCGCGGCTGTGACGTCAACCTGCCC GATGCCCACTCGGATACGCCCCTGCACTCCGCCATCTCGGCGGGCACTGGAGCCAGCGGCATTGTCGAGGTCCTCACGGAGGTGCCAAACATCGATGTCACCGCCACCAACAGCCAGGGTTTCACCCTGCTGCACCACGCCTCCCTCAAGGGTCACGTGCT AGCTGTGAGAAAGATTCTGGCTCGGGCGCGGCAGCTGGTGGACGCCAAGAAGGAGGACGGCTTCACGGCGCTGCACCTGGCCGCCCTCAACAACCACCGAGAGGTGGCCCAGATCCTCATCCGGGAG ggCCGCTGTGACGTGAATGTGCGCAACCGGAAGCTGCAGTCCCCGCTGCATCTAGCCGTGCAGCAGGCCCACGTGGGGCTGGTGCCGCTACTGGTGGACGCTGGGTGCAGTGTCAACGCCGAGGACGAGGAGGGGGACACAGCCCTGCACGTGGCACTGCAGCGTCATCAGCTGCTGCCCCTGGTGGCTGATGGGGCCGGGGGGGACCCAGGGCCCTTGCAGCTGCTGTCCAGG CTACAGGCCTTGGGCCTCCCCGGCAGCGCGGAGCTGACGGTGGGCGCGGCGGTCGCCTGCTTCCTGGCGCTGGAGGGCGCCGACGTGAGCTACAGCAACCACCGCGGTCGGAGCCCGCTGGACCTGGCCGCCGAGGGTCGCGTGCTCAAGGCCCTTCAGGGCTGCGCCCAGCGCTTCCG GGAGCGGCAGGCGGGCGGGGGCgcggccccaggccccaggcaaACGCTCGGGACCCCCAACACCGTGACGAACCTGCACGTGGGCGCCGCGCTGGGGCCCGAGGCCGCTGAGTGCCTGGTGTGCTCCGAGCTGGCGCTGCTGGTGCTGTTCTCGCCGTGCCAGCACCGCACCGTGTGTGAGG AGTGCGCGCGCAGGATGAAGAAGTGCATCAGGTGCCAGGTGGTCGTCAGCAAGAAACTGCGCCCAG ACGGCTCTGAGGTGGCGagcgccgcccccgcccccggcccgccGCGCCAGCTGGTGGAGGAGCTGCAGAGCCGCTACCGGCAGATGGAGGAACGCATCACCTGCCCCATCTGCATCGACAGCCACATCCGCCTCGTGTTCCAGTGCGGCCACGGCGCATGCGCCCCCTGCGGCTCCGCGCTCAACGCCTGCCCCATCTGCCGCCAGCCCATCCGCGACCGCATCCAGATCTTCGTGTGA
- the MIB2 gene encoding E3 ubiquitin-protein ligase MIB2 isoform X17: MAAALRRGRALGSRPWGPTVSSRRSPQCPVAQEGLGARSRPRVAPRSLARCGPSSRLMGWKPSEARGQSQSLQASGLQPRSLKAARRATGQPDRSRAAPPNMDPDPQAGVQVGMRVVRGVDWKWGQQDGGEGGVGTVVELGRHGSPSTPDRTVVVQWDQGTRTNYRAGYQGAHDLLLYDNAQIGVRHPNIICDCCKKHGLRGMRWKCRVCLDYDLCTQCYMHNKHELAHAFDRYETAHSRPVTLSPRQGLPRIPLRGIFQGAKVVRGPDWEWGSQDGKPAELQRRVSADSQPFQHGDKVKCLLDTDVLREMQEGHGGWNPRMAETGTVHRITDRGDVRVQFNHETRWTFHPGALTKALGRVGKVVKVFGDGNLRVAVAGQRWTFSPSCLVAYRPEEDANLDVAERARENKSSLSVALDKLRAQKSDPEHPGRLVVEVALGNAARALDLLRRRPEQVDTKNQGRTALQVAAYLGQVESIRLLLQARAGVDLPDDEGNTALHYAALGNQPEAARVLMSAGCRADAINSTQSTALHVAVQRGFLEVVRALCERGCDVNLPDAHSDTPLHSAISAGTGASGIVEVLTEVPNIDVTATNSQGFTLLHHASLKGHVLAVRKILARARQLVDAKKEDGFTALHLAALNNHREVAQILIREGRCDVNVRNRKLQSPLHLAVQQAHVGLVPLLVDAGCSVNAEDEEGDTALHVALQRHQLLPLVADGAGGDPGPLQLLSRLQALGLPGSAELTVGAAVACFLALEGADVSYSNHRGRSPLDLAAEGRVLKALQGCAQRFRERQAGGGAAPGPRQTLGTPNTVTNLHVGAALGPEAAECLVCSELALLVLFSPCQHRTVCEECARRMKKCIRCQVVVSKKLRPDGSEVASAAPAPGPPRQLVEELQSRYRQMEERITCPICIDSHIRLVFQCGHGACAPCGSALNACPICRQPIRDRIQIFV, from the exons GTCCCGAGCAGCCCCGCCCAACATGGACCCAGACCCCCAGGCGGGCGTGCAGGTGGGCATGCGGGTGGTGCGCGGCGTGGACTGGAAGTGGGGCCAGCAGGACGGCGGCGAGGGCGGCGTGGGCACGGTGGTGGAGCTTGGCCGCCACGGCAGCCCCTCGACACCCGACCGCACAGTGGTCGTGCAGTGGGACCAGGGCACGCGCACCAACTACCGCGCCGGCTACCAGGGCGCGCACGACCTGCTGCTCTACGACAACGCCCAGATCG gcgTCCGGCACCCCAACATCATCTGCGACTGCTGCAAGAAGCACGGGCTGCGGGGGATGCGCTGGAAGTGCCGCGTGTGCCTGGACTACGACCTCTGCACGCAGTGCTACATGCACAACAAGCATGAACTCGCCCACGCCTTCGACCGCTACGAGACCGCTCACTCGCGCCC TGTCACACTGAGTCCCCGCCAGGGCCTCCCGAGGATCCCACTAAGGGGCATCTTCCAGGGAGCGAAGGTGGTGCGAGGCCCCGACTGGGAGTGGGGCTCACAGGATG GCAAGCCGGCGGAGCTGCAGCGCAGGGTGAGTGCTGACAGCCAGCCCTTCCAGCACGGGGACAAGGTCAAATGTCTGCTGGACACTGATGTCCTACGGGAGATGCAGGAAGGCCACGGCGGCTGGAACCCCAGGATGGCGGAG ACGGGCACCGTGCATCGTATCACGGACCGCGGGGACGTGCGCGTGCAGTTCAACCACGAGACACGCTGGACCTTCCACCCCGGGGCGCTCACCAAG GCCCTGGGCCGCGTCGGGAAGGTGGTGAAAGTGTTTGGAGACGGGAACCTGCGTGTAGCAGTCGCTGGTCAGCGGTGGACCTTCAGCCCCTCCTGCCTGGTGGCCTACCGGCCCGAGGAGGATGCCAACCTGGACGTGGCCGAGCGCGCCCGGGAGAACAAAA GCTCACTGAGCGTGGCCCTGGACAAGCTTCGGGCCCAGAAGAGTGACCCAGAGCACCCGGGAAGGCTGGTGGTGGAGGTGGCGCTGGGTAACGCAGCCCGGGCTCTGGACCTGCTGCGGAGGCGCCCAGAGCAG GTGGACACCAAGAACCAAGGCAGGACCGCTCTGCAAGTGGCTGCCTACCTGGGCCAGGTGGAGTCGATACGGCTGCTGCTACAAGCCAGGGCGGGCGTGGACCTGCCGGACGACGAGGGCAACACGGCGCTGCACTACGCGGCCCTGGG GAACCAGCCCGAGGCCGCCAGGGTGCTCATGAGTGCTGGCTGCCGGGCGGACGCCATCAACAGCACCCAGAGCACAGCACTGCACGTGGCCGTGCAGAggggcttcctggaggtggtgCGGGCCCTGTGTGAGCGCGGCTGTGACGTCAACCTGCCC GATGCCCACTCGGATACGCCCCTGCACTCCGCCATCTCGGCGGGCACTGGAGCCAGCGGCATTGTCGAGGTCCTCACGGAGGTGCCAAACATCGATGTCACCGCCACCAACAGCCAGGGTTTCACCCTGCTGCACCACGCCTCCCTCAAGGGTCACGTGCT AGCTGTGAGAAAGATTCTGGCTCGGGCGCGGCAGCTGGTGGACGCCAAGAAGGAGGACGGCTTCACGGCGCTGCACCTGGCCGCCCTCAACAACCACCGAGAGGTGGCCCAGATCCTCATCCGGGAG ggCCGCTGTGACGTGAATGTGCGCAACCGGAAGCTGCAGTCCCCGCTGCATCTAGCCGTGCAGCAGGCCCACGTGGGGCTGGTGCCGCTACTGGTGGACGCTGGGTGCAGTGTCAACGCCGAGGACGAGGAGGGGGACACAGCCCTGCACGTGGCACTGCAGCGTCATCAGCTGCTGCCCCTGGTGGCTGATGGGGCCGGGGGGGACCCAGGGCCCTTGCAGCTGCTGTCCAGG CTACAGGCCTTGGGCCTCCCCGGCAGCGCGGAGCTGACGGTGGGCGCGGCGGTCGCCTGCTTCCTGGCGCTGGAGGGCGCCGACGTGAGCTACAGCAACCACCGCGGTCGGAGCCCGCTGGACCTGGCCGCCGAGGGTCGCGTGCTCAAGGCCCTTCAGGGCTGCGCCCAGCGCTTCCG GGAGCGGCAGGCGGGCGGGGGCgcggccccaggccccaggcaaACGCTCGGGACCCCCAACACCGTGACGAACCTGCACGTGGGCGCCGCGCTGGGGCCCGAGGCCGCTGAGTGCCTGGTGTGCTCCGAGCTGGCGCTGCTGGTGCTGTTCTCGCCGTGCCAGCACCGCACCGTGTGTGAGG AGTGCGCGCGCAGGATGAAGAAGTGCATCAGGTGCCAGGTGGTCGTCAGCAAGAAACTGCGCCCAG ACGGCTCTGAGGTGGCGagcgccgcccccgcccccggcccgccGCGCCAGCTGGTGGAGGAGCTGCAGAGCCGCTACCGGCAGATGGAGGAACGCATCACCTGCCCCATCTGCATCGACAGCCACATCCGCCTCGTGTTCCAGTGCGGCCACGGCGCATGCGCCCCCTGCGGCTCCGCGCTCAACGCCTGCCCCATCTGCCGCCAGCCCATCCGCGACCGCATCCAGATCTTCGTGTGA